The following is a genomic window from Parabacteroides johnsonii DSM 18315.
CAGCTTCGCCCAACGTTCGCTTTCCGTACGCCGGACATTCAATTCTTCCTGTAGACCGGAAACTTTCGCCTTGTTCTCCGTCTGGGTACGAAGCCGGAAAGCAAGTTCCGTCTTTTCCTGCGTAAAGCGGAGCAGGGTTGCTTCGAGTGGCTGTCCATCAGAAGAAGCCAAGTAGCCGGCAGTCCATTTATCTAAAGCCACCTTTCTCCGGAGTAGGTCGGCAGAAGCTTCATCCAAGTCCTTTGCGATCTGGTCGGCAATGCCACGCGTCTGGTCGGCGATGCCGGATTGCTCGGTCTGGGTAGCCGACAGTTTTTTCAGACGTTCCTTCAGTTCTTCCATTCGCCGGGTGTACTCCTGCTCCACACTATCTGCGGGGCGGCCGTCGAGTAGTTTCTTTCGCTGCGCCTGTAAAGAGGAAAAAGCGATATGGTTCTTTTCGTGGAACTGTCCGGCTTCTTCCGCTTGCTTTTCGAGAGAAGGAAGAAAAGAAGCAAGAGATTCGCATTCGGCTTTTTGGGCGCTCTCCTGCCGTTCCAACTGATGAAGTTTCTCGGTATTTTCCTGCCACTGACGGGCAAAGTCTGTCAATGTTTTACGAAAGGCTTCCGGATTCTGCAACCATGCTTTCTGCCATTCGCTATTGCCGAACAAGAGGTCGGCAGCCGAAAGGGACTGAGCCAACTGGTCGGATTGTTCTTTTATAGTGACTTCTTCCCTCTCTTGCCGGCTGGCGGCGAGTTGTTGCTTGCCGATCATCTCCTTACAGGCAGCCTCGCTATCTGCAAGTTCTTTATGGAGTTGAAGCAACTGCTGTTGCAGACGGGCAAGATGGCGAGTATGGGCGATGTAGGTTTCTTTTTTATCCGATAAAGCCTGCAATTGAAGGGTGAGGGCAGAAACAGGGGCGACGGGTGCCTGATGGGCAAAAGGATGATGTGTACTCCCGCAAACCGGACAGGGTTGCCCTTCCTGTAACCTGCCGCGCAAATCCTTTATGTTGCCGGAAGCCTCCAAGCGTGCCTGTTCGATAAGCAATTGTTCTCGTTCCTGGCGAAGTTTCTCAATCTGTTTGTCTAAAGCCGGTGCATCGACAGCTTTCAGTTCTTCTTCCAGGTTCCGATACTCCTCTTCCGCCCGTTTCAACGCCTGCTGTTTGTTTGCATTCGCCTGTTGCAGAGCGGCAAGTTGTTTATTCAACGCCACAACCTCCTGCTGGAGCGTTTCGATCGAACGAGTGGCCGCTTCCATCCCCGAACGGGCGACCGATGCTGCATCCAAGTGCAACAACAAGGCTGAAAGCTGCTCCGCAATACGTTCCTTCTTCTTATAACGCTCGCGCCAAGCAGCCAGACGGACCATCTCCTCCGCCCCCTGCTTTTGACGGAGGACGGCAGCCTGATATTTCTTTTCGGCATCTTCCTTCCGAAGCGTAACATTCTTCAACTGCTGCTCCGAATGTGACAAGTCGCGGATGGCCGTATCCAACTGGATATCCAGTTTACGCGCCTGCAATATCTCCTGTTGAAGAGATTTAAAACGAGCTTCGGACTGTTGCTGCTCCTCCACTCCCTTTTCGTATTCACGGCGAGCAACCAACAACAATTCCGTTGCGTGCACCAACTTGTCGGCAGCCTCTTTTTGCTGCCTCCGGCGGACAGAAATCTGCTGTTCGACAGAGCGGACAGCCTCTTGAAGAGCCTGCTGCTCCGCTTTCGCTTTCTCGATCCGCTGCGATTCTTTCTCCGCTTGGGCAAGACGAGTGCGCAAGTCGTTTTCTTCCTCATCCGTCAATAGCTCAATGCCTTGTATGCGTGATTGGATCAAGTCGAAGGCATCTTTCGCCCGCGCATTTCTTTCAAATATCTGGCGGGAAATAGCAGAATAAAGCTCGGTTCCGGTCAACTTCTCCAACAAGGAGGCTTTTTCTCCCTGCTCGGCTTTCAAGAAAGTGGAAAAATCGTTCTGCGCCAGCAATACGGAACGCGTAAACTGTTCGAAGGTCAGGCCGATCAGTTCGATGATACGGGCTTGCAGATCGGAACGCGTCCCCTGCTCTTCCTCCTCCTTGTCGAGGTTGTACAACGCCAGACGCGGATTCTGCAACCGTCCGTTTTCCTTGTCACGCGCCCGCGCCACCGACCAGCGTGTCCGGTAGCGGTGTCCGTTCAAGGCCATGAAATCCACCTCTGCAAAACCAGAAGCCGTCCCCCGCCGCAGCAAGAAACGGGGATCGCTCTGCGACAGTTGTTCATTACTGACATCCTGAAGCTTGACATTATTTTCTTTTGCTTGATCGGTACGAGGCGTACGGGCGAACAGAGCCAAGCACATCGCATCCAAAAGCGTGGACTTGCCAGCTCCCGTAGGTCCGGAAATGGCAAAGATCCCGGCCGAGAGCAACGGCTCTACTGTAAAGTCTATTTCAAAATCACCTTCCAGCGAGGCCAGGTTACGACCTCGTATCGCTAATATCTTCATAGGGAAACCTCCCGTATTACATCGTTAAACATCTTCTCCAACTCTTCCGGCAAATCTCCCCCGAAACGGTTCGTAAAAGTATGGCGAAGCATATCCAGCGGAGCGATCTTTTGCAAATCCGTATAAGACAAAGGACGAGAATCTTCCTCTCCCTCCTTTTTCGGATAAGAAGGGATGATAGAAGTCAGGCGTACAGCCTTATCCGCCAGCACCTCCTCTACCCGATGCCGGAAACCCGGGTCTGGCTCCGTCAGCAGCACCTGTACTTCCAGATAAGGCCATAGGCTGCGGTCGGCTCCCTCTTCCGCCAACGGCAGGTCAGAAAGCTGCAAAAGGACTTCGGCAGGCAATGCCGGTTCCGCCGGAATCCGATGCAGGGCGGTCCGGAGTGGGATGGGCACTGCTTCGAGATCCGACAGGCATCCGTTTTTGAGGGTAAAGGCAACAACCTGATGGTGATAATGCTGTTCAGAGAAAGACATCGGAAGCGGACTACCTGCATAGCGTACATGCTCACGCCCTCCTACCCGTTGTGCCTTGTGGATATGCCCGAGAGCCGTATAGGCCAAGTCCTCGTTAAAGGCTTCTACCGATATCGATTCAAGCCCTCCCATGATAGTCCGTTCGCTCCGGTCATCTTCCGACAGTTCGGCACCGGTCGCATGCAGGTGTCCCATCGCAAGGAGTACCTCGCCCGGCTGCCTCTGACTATCGGCATAGTCATAGAGCCCGCGGTACATTCGGGTAACCCCTTCCACATAAGTATCTTTCCTTTCCTCCGAAGCGGGGTAATCTCCCTGGCGAAGATAGGGAACAGCCAAGCAAAGTGCCTCCCGTTTCCCCTCCTTATTATATAAGGGGATCAGAAGTGAATCGAAATCGATCTTGCACAGGTCCGTTCGCGGGACAATCCCGACAATCGACGTATTCAGTTCTTCCAACAAAGGTATCGGCGCCTCCAAACGAGCTGCCGAATCATGATTGCCTGCGATAACCACGATCTGCAAATGAGGATTACGCCGATTCGCTTCCCGCAAAAACCGGAAAAAACGACGTTGGGCGGCTGCTGATGGATTGGCAACATCGAAGACATCGCCTGCAATCAGCAGGACATCGGTCTGCCGTTGCACCAACAGGTCAGTCAACCACGAAAGAAATGCCTCATGCTCATCATCGCGGTCATACCCGAAAAAGGTTTGTCCGAGATGCCAGTCGGCGGTATGGATTATTTTCAATGACATAACAGCAAAGGGTTATATCTCAATTCCCTGCTTATACAAATAATCGGGAGCGAAGTCAGCACCGTTGAACCATTCGATCGTCCAATGCGTCAGCCCAAACTGGATGAAATTCTTCATGTCTTTCAAAGGCTCAAATATTTTCCCGTTGAGCAAAGGCAGGAAATCTATCCTTTTGGTTTTCCCGTTGCTGAACTCCAAATCCATCGTATAGCCTTCTACATAATCTACATTCGTCACTCTTATCAAATCTATATCTTCTTCCATGACTTTTTATATTAAAGGATTTATTTTATGAACTTCTTCGCCGTTTTGCAAGCGCACCCAATTCATCATCAACTCTTCCTTATGCAATTCCATCCAACGAAAAACCTGCTTTAAGACACTACTGGGAATTTCTCCTTTCACCACTCCTTTTTCAATCGTCACTATAGCCTGATAATCTCCATATCGGATATGGAAATGCGGAGGGTTATGGTCATCGGCAAACATTGCTATGATGATTCCAAAAAAACGACATATTTCTGGCATACTTTTTACTTTTATTATACTACTATTTATCCATCATTATAGCCAATACAAACATACGAAAAAAGCATTATCCTTCCCTACTTTTTCAAACAGAAAAAACAAAGGGTATATCCGAAAGTGACAGACCTTCCTTCAGATATACCCTTTACAATCCGGCTATTTACCTTTTTACAAAATCACCTTAAACGATTCCTTTCCTATGCGAACGAAGTAAAGTCCATCGGAAGGCACATCCACAACCTCCACACTATCCCGGATCGTTTTCAAAACGACAAGCCGCCCGTTGCCATCATAGACATACACCGGAACACCGGCTTCAAAACCGGATAGAGCCAAGCGTCTGGGGGCGGAACGGTAAACGCGTTTGGTGGTGTTTGGCAGTTGGTCGATGCTGGTGGGATCAGATTCTTTTTTGAATTTGACAGACAAATAAACATTTTCCATTAAATAAGGAAGTACAAACTGATTATTTTCATCCAATGTATTTGTTATATCTGCATCATTCAAAATAACGGATTCTATTATAAAACCCCGTTCCGGTCGGACATGAAAATATATACGAGAAGATTCCGTCCTTTTCATATAACCATAATAACAATACACCCAATCTTCTTCGTCTTGTCGAGTTCCGACAGTACCTCCTTCCGACAATAATATTTCGATTACATAGTTAGTTACAATTCCATGAGTTCGTATATTTTTAAATTTGCCCCAAACGGCATCCTCTTTATAAAATTGCAAACGGTTTACAGGTACAAACAACCTTGCAGACTGATAAACAGAATTGCAAAAACTATTTAACGACACCTGTGGAACCTCTTCTGAGGACAAATACACATAATCTATAGCAGGACAATCTTTAAAAGCATACTCTTCTATTATTGAAATATCCCCTGCCATGTGTACCGATTGCAGAGAACTACATCCAATAAAAGAATTTGAGTAAACTCGCTTAACTTTAGGAGGGAATACAATAGATTGCATATTCGAACAGTTTTCAAAACTGGGTAATTCAGTCAAACTTAGGCAATCACTAAAATTAAAAGACGTATTTTGGCAACCTTTCAACGCTTGATACCCAATATAAGATAAATTCTCGACATCATCAAAATAAACAGCTTTCATATTTTCAAAAGCATAATCCCCCACTTTTTCCAAACATGCGATATTAGACCCTGAAGTAAACTGTATACTACATTTGACACAGTTTTTAAAAGCAGAATTTTTTATCTCTTTTACTTTCTGCAAAATTCCGACTCCATACATATTTGAACAATTTTCAAAAGCACCTTTTTCAATCAGCTCTACAGACATAAGTCTCGGTCCATTAATTAGATGACTACAATTTTTAAAAGCCTCTTCTCCAATTTTTTTCAAATATTTATATTCATATATTTCTATATTAAGAGATGGGAATGTCGAAATAACAGAACCATAAAAAGACTGATTTCCAATTGCTTCTATTGACTTTGGCAAATACATGGATTGAATTTTCTGATTACAATTAAAAGCCTTATCCGGTATTGTATTTGCCGAATGAATGCCATATTTTACGACAGTCGTATTCTTTAAATCCAATTCCAAAAGCGATCCCATTTGATTCATAACTTCAAAATCCCGCTGATCTATATCACCCTCAACTATAAGGTGTGTTACTAACAGCTTGTCATTTTCTGATAACAATGAATTCAAAGTCCCTGCTTTTGTTACCTTTACCGATAACTGCCTTTTTTCGCGTAAGGTCAGAACAACAGTCAAATCTTTATTCCCATTCATATCTATCTTTAAGTTTCCTGTATGAGCAGATGTGGCATTATTATTATCATCATAAATTACTTTACCACTTAAAAGGACTTGCCCAATGTAATATAGTTCATTCGAATAAACAGAAATTGTAGCCTCTCCAGAAAGCAACTCGATTTGAGTGACATCCTTATACTCCTTTTGATTCACATATATTTTTTCAATACCTTGAATTGTACTCAATGTCAAAGTATAAGACTTCCTTTGATATTCTACTGATAATGTCAAATCAGATTCTATGGATTGGATTTCATAATACCCATTCCTTATTTGTGAGGAAATGTCACTTCCTCCAAGAATTACTCTTTTTACTTCATAATAATTATCCGGCAAAAAATTGAGACTAAGCATTGTTCCTTCCTGCAAATTTGATATTAAATCTGACTGCGTTACTGTTTTATCCCCAATCTTTATACTACCAGTTCCTCCTGTCATATTTATATTCAACTTGTATGTAGGGATCTTTTCAAACGTCACAGAAAGCGACATATTGGAAGAGACAGAAGTAACATTATATACATTGTCAACTATTTCGTCGGTTATATCTTTCGAGCCAAGCAGTACTTTAGCCACACGATATTTATTATCCGGCAAAAACTCCAGTTTCGTTCCTGTAACCGGAACAGTCACCGAACTTCCATTTTCTACTGTTTTACCATCAACTTTAACTTTTCCACCTTCTGAAGCATTAACTCGAAAAGTAAAACTGGTAGCCGCATTCTTTTCAAATACAACTGTCACTTCCTTATTTTCTAAAATAGCAGGAATAGTCAATACATTATTATTTACCTGATCAGTAACATCATCTACAGCCCCAATTTTTACTTGTTTAAGATGATAACCAGCATTCGGTATTATTGAAATTTTGACATCAGTCAAAGCATCCACAGATATTGGACTTCCAGATGTAACAGACCGATCATTCAATCTCACAGTTCCTCCTGCTGAATAAGTCACCTTTACTGCATAAAGGTCTTTTTCAAACGTAACCGTTATCTCTTCATTCGCAGAAACAGCAGAAATCGTAAAAACATTATCTTGAATCTGATTTGTCACATCTGTACTTCCCAATTTCATTGACTTCAAGTGATAACCTTTATCCGGTATTATCGTCACTTTGACATCAGATAAAGCATTCACGGATATTGAATTTCCGGATGTAACAGATTGGCCGTTTACCTTTACACTCCCACCATTTGAACAAGTAACCTTTACTGAATAAATTACGGGAGCATCCTTTTCAAATATGACTGTCACATTCGAATTTTCCGAAATAGAAGAAATAGTCAATAGGTTATCACGAACCAGATCAGTCACATCCGTTGTACCTAATTTTACTTGCTTAATGTGATAACCATTATTTGGGGTTATCATAACTTTCACATCCGTTGAAGCATCCACAGCTACAGAATTTCCAGATGTGACAGACTTGTCATTCACCATTACCGCTCCACCTTCATTATAAGAAACCGAAACAGAAAGAGTTTTAGCATATTCAACTTTAATATCACTCGGAGGATCAGATAGGACTAATTTGTTCTCACTAATCTCAGTAATCTTATCGGCACCATCAATCAAAACCCGTTTCAAATAATATCCTTCCTGATTTGAGAACTCCATTTCAATACCTGTCATACGACGAAGAATCACCGTCTGCAGGTCCGATGGATCCGGATATACCCAATTCCCATCAATTTTCACCCAATTATGACTATCATAAGCTCCTCCATCACTAACTTTTATATTGGCATCGTAAAGTTGATAAAACAAATAATCGAAAGTCATATTTTCAACAAAATCATCAAACTTATAAATAACAGGATCAGTTCTACTACCAGCCATTGTCATGGTTGAAATTTCTCTTTGTGGAGTAAGTTTTACCCAACCACGACAACTGCCATCTTTAGGTACAACTCTAACAGAAACAGAACAACCTTTCTCTATAGATACTTTCTGCCCATTCTTTACTTCCACATCATTGACCATTATTGTTCCTCTCTCCTCTTTGTATAAAACCTCTATATAAGGATCGTCGGAATCTTTCTCCCAAATAACTTCAATCAAAAAATTCTTCTGTTGGCTATATTCTGTAACATAATAATTTATAGATCCTTGACTAATTCCATTAACTTTAACATCTTTAATATGGAAACCCTGTTTAGACGAAAAAGTAAATTTAAATTGAGATCCTTCCCCATAGTTACTATCCAAAAAATATCCAATTGAACCTTGTAACATATAATATTTATTGTTCACATCATAACAATGTACACTTCCCTCTTGAGCATTCCAAGGAACAATTTGAACAGCAAATTTGTGTGTTTGATCAAAATTTATTTGAAATTCCGATGTCGCAGATCGGTAAGTGTCATTGCTTTCTTGTTTTATTACTATCTTAGAGACACCTTTAATATCCTTCAACCCCAAGTCGATACCATCATAAACTAACTGGATATCATATTTATACACATCTCCCTGTTGTTTCCTATAGAGTTTATTTACAGAAATGGGAATATTGTCTCCCTCACAAGTAAAACTTAAAGATGCAAGAGATTTTGTCTGGATAAGATCAGGAATAGTAAATATCCAGCGCAAAACTCCGTCTTCGCAAGAGATTTCAGCTTTGACTCCCTGCAACGTTAAATCATAATCAAAGCCAAAATTAAGATATTTGATTTCGGGATGTTGCATCTTTAATTCTGGATCAAGCAATTCACTCCTCACTTCATTTATACTACCCAAACAAGCTAATAAAACGAGCAATATGACCTGTAACGTTTTTTTCATACCCCTAACCTCCGCCTCCCTGTCCCCCTCCGTTCGGCATTCACTTTGTAAGATTATAAAATAAGAAAAGCGCAGGAACTGTCACTTTATTATCTAATCTAAAGGTATCGCCAAACACCCGTTATGCAAATAATAAAACAACAGCCTGCGCTCTATAACTGTAATAATCTTTGTACATAACAAGGGAATATACAGCAGAGCACAAGCATTTATTGTTTATTATTCCTGCATAACAAAAAATTGGCGATTCTTTAGATTAGGAATAATATCGTAAACGCTTTTCGCTTTTTCAGTAAGTCCTTCCGTTCCAACCTCCACCGAGGCTACTACTTGGAATTGTCACAAAAGTAGGGAATTTATAGAAACAAAGCTATATTTAGCTCAAATAAAAAATATCCGGACCACAAAAACACGATTAAAGAATCGATAAATCCATTTTGTTAAATATTGTCTCGAATAAATTCTATATTTCTAAACCGACTCGTATATTTGTACCAAAAAAGGATAATAAGAATTGTATCACCTAAGGAACTGAGAAAACTCTATAAAACAGAAGTCATGAAAATCACACATAGCTTTGGGGGATTAGTTATGAATAAAATAACAAAAGAACAATATGAATTTGCGTTGGCAAGAGTGGAAGAACTTCTGCCTTTGGTCAATGACAATATTCCTACAAACGATAAGAATGCAGTGGAGCTCACCGTCATGTCCGATATAGTAATCGCATACGAGAAGGAACACTTCCCTATAAAAAAACCAACAATCGCTGAACTGATCGAGCTTTCCCTTGAAGAAAAAGGGATGAGCCAAAAACAGCTTGCCGGGGAGATCGGAATAAGCCCTTCACGAGTGAATGATTTTGTTTCCGGACGTTCAGAACCGACTTTAAAGATAGCGAGATTGCTTTGCCAAATATTGAACATACCTCCTGCTGCCATGTTAGGCTTTTGAAAAACTCCCCGAACCGCAAACACGATCCGGGGAGCCATTCAACCACGATTTGCCAATTTATCAAAATGTCACTACCCGCCCATGAAAATAGGATTAGTAGTGCATATATTTGGAATTAGTATAGCGGGTAATATTTTTTAACACAACAAAATGCACTACGTTCCCCTTTTTTCACGAACAAAATGACACCTCGTCATAAGCCGGCAGAACATCATTCGATGACAGCAAAAGGAATATTTGCCGTGGAAACATATCCTGTATGGTCAAGCACATAGACATACAAACGGCAATATCCGAATTTATTGTCTATCTTTGCCCTCTCAATAAATGAAACGGAACGTATGAATTGGTTACAAGAGGCTTTTTTAGAGCCTACTATGGTTCAAGCAGTTATCATTATTTCGCTGGTCTCTGCACTCGGATTATATTTGGGGCGGATCAAGATATTCGGCATATCACTGGGTATCACATTCGTATTTTTTGCCGGTATCTTAGCGGGACACTTAGGGATCGTCGTGAATAAGGATATGCTTTATTTTGCGCAAAGTTTCGGCCTGATTCTTTTCGTTTATGCATTAGGATTACAGGTTGGCCCCGGTTTTTTCTCTTCACTGAAAAAAGGAGGTGTAGCTATGAATATGATGGGGTTGGGCGTGATCCTGCTCGGTCTGGTTATGACGGTCGGGTTGCACTGGACAACAGGAATTTCCCTTTCCAATATGGTCGGTTTACTTTGCGGGGCCGTTACCAACACACCTGCTTTGGGAGCCGCTCAACAAGCTTTGTTACAGATAGATCCAACCAACACCAAAGGGGTGACAGACATGGCTTTAGCATGTGCCGTCGCTTATCCGCTCGGTGTAGTGGGCGTGATCTTGGCGATTATCATACTGAAAGCTCTGTTTACCGACAAGAAACAGAAAGACCAAAAAGAACAACGCGACATGACTACCTATGTCGCCGAGTTCCACGTAAGCAATCCGGCGATCTACGAGAAGAGCATCAAGGACGTGATGAAGCTGACGGAAAAGCATTTCGTTATCTCACGCGTATGGAGAAACGGGAAAGTGAGCATCCCTACTTCGGACACCTTGCTTCATGAGCATGATCACCTTTTGATTATCTCTGTCAAATCGGATGTCGAAAATATTAAAGTCCTCTTCGGCGAGCAAGAGAATGTGGACTGGAACAAAGCAGATATCGATTGGAATGCCATCGACAGCCAACTGATCTCGCGCCGCATCGCGGTGACACGCAACCGGGTGAACGGGGTAAAATTAGGTTCTCTCCGTCTCCGTAACCTCTACGGTATCAATATTACGCGCGTGAATCGTGCCGGTATAGACCTGTTGGCCTCTCCTGACCTGCGCCTGCAAATCGGCGACCGGCTGACAATCGTGGGAGAAGCGAATTCGGTAAACACAGTCGGAAAGATTTTAGGAGACGAAATCAAACGGTTGAACAATCCAAACCTCTTGGCTGTCTTTATCGGCATCTCATTGGGGATGCTGTTGGGGGCATTACCGATCACACTGCCGGGAATGAGCACACCGGTCAAATTGGGGATTGCCGGAGGTCCGATCATCGTCGGAATCCTGATGGGTGCATTCGGTCCGCGTTTCCACCTGACAACCTACACAACGATGAGTGCCAACCTGATGCTCCGTCAATTGGGGATCATTATTTATCTGGCGGGATTGGGAATCGATTCGGGTGCACATTTCTTCGAAACAGTTTTCCGGACAGAAGGATTGCTTTGGATCGGACTTGGGTTCCTGCTGACGATCGTTCCGGTGCTGATTGTTGGTTTCATCGCTTCGCAATTCTTCAAACTCGACTATGCACACAACGTGGGGATGCTCTGCGGAAGTATGGCAAACCCGATGGCATTAAACTATGCCAACACGACTGTCGATGGCGACGAGCCTTCCGTTTCTTATGCCACTGTTTATCCGCTCTCGATGTTTATCCGTGTGATTTCGGCTCAGTTGGTACTAATGTTATTCACCTGATCAGGCTTTGGAGCATCTGACCAACACCTTTTCTCCATCTGCCAGAGTGGTTGCAAAGAGATAGACGTGCCCACCATCGGCAATCTTCGTCCGCTTGCGCAAATCTTCTACGGAAAGAGGGAAATTGCGCACGGTTATATTTGCCTGAGGGATTGTTTTTGAAAGTCCTTTACACAGTTTTCCAGCAAAAGGCAGCACTTCGTCCACCCGGAATCTGCGGCCGGGAAAGTCGGGCAACAATTGGTCAGATGTATATAGATGGCTACTCACTTGCAACTTCTTTACTCCCGTCCGGACAGCTACCTGCTTGAATGCACCGGCTTTTAAAACCGAAGTATTCGGTTCATATAAATAAGCACCGACCTGACTGACCGGAACCAATACAGCATTACGTTCCTCTTCTAATGTAAAAGAGAAAGATTGCATTCCGTCCGGTCCGAAATTAATGCACCGGATCGACGGTTCCCTGCCATCCGCCTCACGCTCCGTCACGAAAAGCAGTTCCTTGCATTCATTCCTAACAGAAAGGACATGCACGGATGTCGTCCCCGGCAACAGTTCCAAAGTCATTTGTATATCCGCCATCGGCGAGAGCTTTGCGATGAGGCATGGAGAGCGTTTCAGAAGCTCCGGTAACAGTCCGGGCAGATCGGGTTCGCAATCTTGCAAAGCGAAAACCCGCTTGTTGGATTCTCCCCGGCGTGCAGGGTCGATATAAAAAGCATCGACCTCCGGAAGGGTATCGACGGCTTGGGCGGTATCAGCATTTACAACCGTTATGTTGTTGGCACCCAAGACGGAGAAGTTGTGTTTCGCAGCTTCACAATAAGCAGGAAAACGTTCTATATAAGTCAAATGTTTCGCCTTGAGGGAAAGGAAATAGCTATCGATCCCCAGTCCTCCTGTCAGGTCGCAAACTGTCCAACTTTCACCAATCAGCTCCTGCTTATAAGCAGCCGTCTGTTCGGAAGAACATTGCTCCGCAGCAATCTTAGCCGGAAAAATTAATTGTCCGTTCTCATACCACGACGGCAATTTTTCCCGAATCTGTCTCCTGGCCGCAATCTGATCGACCAAAAAGGGAATATCCATTCCGGGATATTTGGCGGCAGAAAGCAGCAAGCGGGCCAAGTCGTCTGCGGCATGTTCTTTGATGAATTGTATGTGTGCAGTTGTCAATTCCATATCGGCACTAAAGTCAGTGACGAC
Proteins encoded in this region:
- a CDS encoding leucine-rich repeat protein, translated to MKKTLQVILLVLLACLGSINEVRSELLDPELKMQHPEIKYLNFGFDYDLTLQGVKAEISCEDGVLRWIFTIPDLIQTKSLASLSFTCEGDNIPISVNKLYRKQQGDVYKYDIQLVYDGIDLGLKDIKGVSKIVIKQESNDTYRSATSEFQINFDQTHKFAVQIVPWNAQEGSVHCYDVNNKYYMLQGSIGYFLDSNYGEGSQFKFTFSSKQGFHIKDVKVNGISQGSINYYVTEYSQQKNFLIEVIWEKDSDDPYIEVLYKEERGTIMVNDVEVKNGQKVSIEKGCSVSVRVVPKDGSCRGWVKLTPQREISTMTMAGSRTDPVIYKFDDFVENMTFDYLFYQLYDANIKVSDGGAYDSHNWVKIDGNWVYPDPSDLQTVILRRMTGIEMEFSNQEGYYLKRVLIDGADKITEISENKLVLSDPPSDIKVEYAKTLSVSVSYNEGGAVMVNDKSVTSGNSVAVDASTDVKVMITPNNGYHIKQVKLGTTDVTDLVRDNLLTISSISENSNVTVIFEKDAPVIYSVKVTCSNGGSVKVNGQSVTSGNSISVNALSDVKVTIIPDKGYHLKSMKLGSTDVTNQIQDNVFTISAVSANEEITVTFEKDLYAVKVTYSAGGTVRLNDRSVTSGSPISVDALTDVKISIIPNAGYHLKQVKIGAVDDVTDQVNNNVLTIPAILENKEVTVVFEKNAATSFTFRVNASEGGKVKVDGKTVENGSSVTVPVTGTKLEFLPDNKYRVAKVLLGSKDITDEIVDNVYNVTSVSSNMSLSVTFEKIPTYKLNINMTGGTGSIKIGDKTVTQSDLISNLQEGTMLSLNFLPDNYYEVKRVILGGSDISSQIRNGYYEIQSIESDLTLSVEYQRKSYTLTLSTIQGIEKIYVNQKEYKDVTQIELLSGEATISVYSNELYYIGQVLLSGKVIYDDNNNATSAHTGNLKIDMNGNKDLTVVLTLREKRQLSVKVTKAGTLNSLLSENDKLLVTHLIVEGDIDQRDFEVMNQMGSLLELDLKNTTVVKYGIHSANTIPDKAFNCNQKIQSMYLPKSIEAIGNQSFYGSVISTFPSLNIEIYEYKYLKKIGEEAFKNCSHLINGPRLMSVELIEKGAFENCSNMYGVGILQKVKEIKNSAFKNCVKCSIQFTSGSNIACLEKVGDYAFENMKAVYFDDVENLSYIGYQALKGCQNTSFNFSDCLSLTELPSFENCSNMQSIVFPPKVKRVYSNSFIGCSSLQSVHMAGDISIIEEYAFKDCPAIDYVYLSSEEVPQVSLNSFCNSVYQSARLFVPVNRLQFYKEDAVWGKFKNIRTHGIVTNYVIEILLSEGGTVGTRQDEEDWVYCYYGYMKRTESSRIYFHVRPERGFIIESVILNDADITNTLDENNQFVLPYLMENVYLSVKFKKESDPTSIDQLPNTTKRVYRSAPRRLALSGFEAGVPVYVYDGNGRLVVLKTIRDSVEVVDVPSDGLYFVRIGKESFKVIL
- a CDS encoding helix-turn-helix domain-containing protein; protein product: MNKITKEQYEFALARVEELLPLVNDNIPTNDKNAVELTVMSDIVIAYEKEHFPIKKPTIAELIELSLEEKGMSQKQLAGEIGISPSRVNDFVSGRSEPTLKIARLLCQILNIPPAAMLGF
- a CDS encoding putative transporter gives rise to the protein MNWLQEAFLEPTMVQAVIIISLVSALGLYLGRIKIFGISLGITFVFFAGILAGHLGIVVNKDMLYFAQSFGLILFVYALGLQVGPGFFSSLKKGGVAMNMMGLGVILLGLVMTVGLHWTTGISLSNMVGLLCGAVTNTPALGAAQQALLQIDPTNTKGVTDMALACAVAYPLGVVGVILAIIILKALFTDKKQKDQKEQRDMTTYVAEFHVSNPAIYEKSIKDVMKLTEKHFVISRVWRNGKVSIPTSDTLLHEHDHLLIISVKSDVENIKVLFGEQENVDWNKADIDWNAIDSQLISRRIAVTRNRVNGVKLGSLRLRNLYGINITRVNRAGIDLLASPDLRLQIGDRLTIVGEANSVNTVGKILGDEIKRLNNPNLLAVFIGISLGMLLGALPITLPGMSTPVKLGIAGGPIIVGILMGAFGPRFHLTTYTTMSANLMLRQLGIIIYLAGLGIDSGAHFFETVFRTEGLLWIGLGFLLTIVPVLIVGFIASQFFKLDYAHNVGMLCGSMANPMALNYANTTVDGDEPSVSYATVYPLSMFIRVISAQLVLMLFT
- a CDS encoding class I SAM-dependent methyltransferase, yielding MELTTAHIQFIKEHAADDLARLLLSAAKYPGMDIPFLVDQIAARRQIREKLPSWYENGQLIFPAKIAAEQCSSEQTAAYKQELIGESWTVCDLTGGLGIDSYFLSLKAKHLTYIERFPAYCEAAKHNFSVLGANNITVVNADTAQAVDTLPEVDAFYIDPARRGESNKRVFALQDCEPDLPGLLPELLKRSPCLIAKLSPMADIQMTLELLPGTTSVHVLSVRNECKELLFVTEREADGREPSIRCINFGPDGMQSFSFTLEEERNAVLVPVSQVGAYLYEPNTSVLKAGAFKQVAVRTGVKKLQVSSHLYTSDQLLPDFPGRRFRVDEVLPFAGKLCKGLSKTIPQANITVRNFPLSVEDLRKRTKIADGGHVYLFATTLADGEKVLVRCSKA